In Chryseobacterium sp., the genomic window GTATTCAACTGTTCGTCATTAGGAGCTTTTCCGTGCCAAGCGTGAGAACCCATCATATAGTCAACTCCGTATCCCATTTCTGTATGAAGAATAATAGCTACAGGTTTTCCTTTTCCTGTTTCAGTTTTTGCTTTCTCAAGGATTGCGATGACAGCTTCAAGATCGTTACCGTTCTTTTCTTCTAAAACAATCCATCCGAATGCTTCAAGTTTGGCATGAAGATTTCCCAGGCTTAATACATCATCTGTATCTCCATCAATCTGACGTCCGTTGTAATCAATCGTAGAGATGATGTTGTCTACTTTTTTAGCAGCAGCATACATCAAAGCTTCCCAGATCTGACCTTCCTGAAGTTCACCATCTCCGTGAAGAGAGTAAACAAGAGACTGGTCTCCGTCTAATTTTTTGCCTTCAGCAACTCCAAGAGCTACAGAAAGTCCCTGTCCAAGAGAACCTGAAGCGATTCTGATACCTGGAAGCCCCTCATGAGTGGTTGGGTGACCCTGTAATCTTGAATCCAGTTTTCTGAAGGTGTTCAGCTCTTCTGCCGGGAAGAAATCAAATCTTGCCAAAGTAGAGTAGAAAACCGGTGAAATGTGCCCGTTTGACAAATAAAAATGATCTTCATTTTTTCCTTCCATCGTAAAAGGAAGATGATAGTTCATCACCTTTCCGTAAAGTGCGGTGAAGTATTCTGTGCAACCTAAACTTCCACCCGGGTGTCCTGAATTAACAGCATGAACCATTCTTAAAATGTCTCTTCTGATCTGTGTAGTAAGAGATTTTAACTCTTCAATACTTTTACTCATTATATCTCTGATTTATTTGCACGCGAATTTACAATTTTTTGCCGGCTTATGGAAATGCAAAAATCCGGATCTAAAATCCGGATTTTGAATTATTTAAATATTTTCCTGCTTTTAACAGCCTTCATTAAGGTAAACTGAAATCTCAGTCACGATATTATTAACAAACTTAAACGTTAATTGAGTTCCTGCCTGGCTATCTTCCAACGTAAAATAACCGGCGTCCTTAATAGGTTTCTCATTTTTATCATCCCAATCCGGGCGTACACTGAAGCTGGAATAATTTCTGTACGCATTGACCAGGTCATCTCTGGTGCTTCCAACCCCTATTCCGCTTTTGGTTTTAAACTTTTTGCTGGTGGTAGTCATATAGGTAATGGAAGGAACACTGGGATTGGCTTCATTCACGTAATGATTAAAAAGCTCGATCTGGATGGTCTCTCCATTATATTTTACCATGTTTTTTTTCTCTCCGTCTGCAATATTCAGCTTTGTACCTGCAATTTTTTCAGCTTCAGCCTTTGGCATAAAAACTTTGTAAGGCCCAATTCTTAAGGTAGAGACCTCAAAGTTTTCCTGGGCATTCATACAGCCAAATGCCAATACGAAAGTGAAAAATAGAAGTATTTTTTTCATAGTCTGTAATTCCTGTTTTTTTATTTTAATAAAGTAATATTCAAGTCCGGTTATCGGTTTCAAAGATACTCAAAATAGGCAATCCTGTGAGGCCTCCTCATCGATTATTCAGATGTGAGTGAATAAAACAGCTCTTCCTCAGCAAGATAATTTTGAAAATTTAATAACAAAAAACAGAAACTTGATTCATTTACAGTTAATATTTTACATGATATTAGTTGTTATTAATAGTTTTATTTTGTTTTAATGTGATATTAATTGTTTTTATAAAGTGATGCTCAATTTTGTCGTTTTTACTGTAATAATTGTACAGATTTGATTAATTTTATAATCATTTGTAATTGAAATTATTAAATTTTCAGATCTGGATTTTTTTCAAATCTTTTATTTTTTATTGCATTTTGTAAACCAACCATCATAAATATGAAAATTAAACAATTATTTTATTTAGGGATATTCATGATATCCGTTTCCTTAGTGAAAGCACAGGATTTTTTTACAGAGATCAATGCGAAATCCCTTAAAGCAGAATCTAAAAGCAGAACCGTACAGCCCGAAAAGTTTCTTACCTATAAACTGGATGTGGCTGGTATAAAAAGCTATTTTAATTCTGTTCCGGAACTGAAAGATAATGATCTTAAGGACCATGCAACCCTTATAGTCCTTCCGATGCCTGATGGAACTAAAGCTAAATTCAAAATCTGGAAGTCTTCAGTGATGG contains:
- a CDS encoding transketolase, with the protein product MSKSIEELKSLTTQIRRDILRMVHAVNSGHPGGSLGCTEYFTALYGKVMNYHLPFTMEGKNEDHFYLSNGHISPVFYSTLARFDFFPAEELNTFRKLDSRLQGHPTTHEGLPGIRIASGSLGQGLSVALGVAEGKKLDGDQSLVYSLHGDGELQEGQIWEALMYAAAKKVDNIISTIDYNGRQIDGDTDDVLSLGNLHAKLEAFGWIVLEEKNGNDLEAVIAILEKAKTETGKGKPVAIILHTEMGYGVDYMMGSHAWHGKAPNDEQLNTAFKQLYLEAPTDY